From the genome of Nitrospira sp. CR1.1:
GTAGCCGACACGTAAGATGGGCAACCGGAAGCTCTGAATCTTGGGATAGCCCGAGGACTCCAGGTGAGCGGCTGCGGCGTCATAGTCCGCATCGTCCAGCCAGTACGCCACGTGCTGAACGGCGTCACCGTGGCGATCAAGTGACTCCTGGTACATGCTGGCCCCCGAGACAGGCTGGATCAGTTCGATCTGGGTGTCTCCTGCGTAGGCGATGTGAAGGTTGCAGACCCAGTTCCCGGGCTTCCCGAGATAAGTGCCCTCGGTGTCCTTTGCGGCAAGGTTGTCCATGTGCATGAAGCGGCTGATTCCCATCGTTTCAACGAAGAACTTCTCGGCGGCCGCAAGGTCTCGGACGACCCAGGCCACTTGGCAGAACGCTGGGGCCAGTACTGGCTTTGTCATGGTCGGACTCCTATGGTTTCTGTGCATACCGAAGCGGTCTAACGGATCGCGGCTCAGCTGCAGCCGCTTGTTAGGCGGCAG
Proteins encoded in this window:
- a CDS encoding VOC family protein translates to MHRNHRSPTMTKPVLAPAFCQVAWVVRDLAAAEKFFVETMGISRFMHMDNLAAKDTEGTYLGKPGNWVCNLHIAYAGDTQIELIQPVSGASMYQESLDRHGDAVQHVAYWLDDADYDAAAAHLESSGYPKIQSFRLPILRVGYYDTRRVIGVVTEIVGSAEAGHELRRNLKSGNF